TGAAGCTTACATGAACAAGGTAGAGCTGGAGTCCCGCCTGGAAGGGCTGACTGACGAGATCAACTTCTACAGGCAACTGTATGAAGACGTACGTTCTTGGGCACTGGTGACTGAGGTTCCCCAGCCCCATCAgaggcccctcccagcccccagcgcACCAACAGACAAGGGCCCACCACTGAATAATTACAGCTGCCAATAGTAGCCCGGCATGGATGTTCTATATGTTCTGTCCCCCTGCATGAGGGAGGGTTTATTATCCCACTTCACAGTTGAGAAAATGGGCTCAGAGAACTGAAATAGCCTGTCCAAGGTCACCATACACAGAGTGGTGACCCAGCTGCAGCTCAGGCCTGCTCTGTCCCCAGGGCCTTAGTTAGATTCTTTGGGCCGAATGAGAGCCCTCTGTGGACGCCATACTGGTAGCTGAGAGCACGGAAGGGCTCTGCCCCTCTGGTTTTTCGCCCAAAGCCAGATTTCCTTTTATCCTGGCCTCATTTCATCTTTACTTCCCTCCAAGTTCcaggtctttgacccattttccTTCCTTAGGAACTTTGCCTTCTCTCCAGCCCTAACTCCCACTGTCTTGTCCTTTATGGAAGGCCCTTCTGCAGAAGGGAACTCCTTGTATGCGGGCCCAGGGCCTcaccacctcccttccccaccacagGAGATCCGCGAGATGCAGTCGCAGATTTCTGACACCTCCGTGGTCCTGTCCATGGACAACAGCCGCTCTCTGGACCTGGATGGCATCATCGCCGAGGTCAAGGCCCAGTATGAGGAGATCGCCAACCGCAGCCGGGCTGAGGCCGAGaccatgtaccagatgaaggtGAAGAGCAGCGTCACTATACGCTGGTGTTCCCCTTCTGGCAGGTTCTGTGCCCTAGTCCTTGAGGAGGGAGCAGGATTTCAAACTGGACTCTGCCTGCTGCGAGCTGGGCTGCCGAGTAGTGCTGGGGGACAGGGATGTCCCTGTGCCCAGAGGTGTAGAGGCGGGTAGGGGAGAGATGACCTGGGTTCTGGTGACTTGGCCGAGAGGGCATTCTCCCTCGGAGGGACCGGGGGGGTCCCCTTTCAACCTCACTCCTTGTCTCACATCTGCAGTACAAGGAGCTGCAGACCTTGGCTGGGAAGCACGGGGATGACCTCCGTCGCACGAAGACGGAGATTTCCGAGATGAACCGGAACATCAACCAACTCCAGGCTGAGATCGAGGGCCTCAAAGGCCAGGTacgggctgggctgggggtgggagagggtctTGGGACACCTCCGGGTGAGAGGAGATAATGCAGGAGGAGTGAGGGGTCTGGGGGTTGGGGAAGGAATCCTAGACCAGAGTCAGGAGTTGGAGGGGCAGCTGGAGTCCAGACTGCTCCTGGGAGGCTGAGGGGTGCTGAGGAGGCCCCCGTGTGAGGGGCCGGGCAGGTAGGTTGGGGGTCCAGGATGGGTCCCCCAAGCCTGCTTTATTGTATCTGTCTTATATATCAGGGTAAGATTGGGCTCTGATGCTTTAAGGAAGTTTAGAAAGCAGAGATCTAGTCCAGCTGGGGGTGGATAACACCGCACAGCCGTCCCAGGTGAGAAGTTTGTGCGGGGAAGTGGCTGGAAGCTGCTCATGTTTCCCCGTTCCGCTTCCTCACTCTCGCCCACCTGTAGCATTTTCTTGGATTGAGCCAGGTGGAGTTGGTTAGTCCAGGTCGGGGAGAGGGGGTCCCtaaaggaggggaaagggagagcgggtgcagggggaggaggggaggaggcaaGCAGACTCTGCTCTAACTGCTTACCCGTCCCCTCCCcgccagagggcttccctggaggccgCCATTGCCGATGCGGAGCAGCGTGGGGAGCTGGCCGTCAAGGATGCTCAGGCCAAGCTGGCCGAGCTGGAGGCCGCGCTGAGAACCGCCAAGCAGGACATGGCGCGGCAGCTGCGCGAATACCAGGAGCTGATGAACGTCAAGCTGGCCCTGGACGTGGAGATCGCCACCTACCGCAAGCTGCTGGAGGGCGAGGAGAGCCGGTGGGTGTGGGCGTTCTCTGACTGGCCCTGGCGCCCCATCCCTgggacctggggtggggaggggtgggacttGAGTCCTGTTGTCCTGGGATAGGGCCAGGGGTTGGTCCTGACATCCCCATGTGTCCTCTGGGTACAGGCTGGAATCTGGGATGCAGAACATGAGCATCCACACCAAGACCACCAGCGGGTACTCAGGTGAGTGTCCTGGTCCtgggggggcagggcaggaggcagcTCCTATACAGTTCCCTCCGGTATAGCTGAGGAAGCTGGGGCCCAGTTAAatgccttgtccaaggtcacgtaGCTGATAGCAAAGCTCTCTCCTGCCCTGCTCCTGGTTTTCCCCAACCATCTTGGAGGAGTGAACCAGGGGCGTTCCCTATCCCTGGGGACCACGTCCGGTCCGGAGTAGCAGGGAGAAGGGGGCGTGGCCCCTGATGTGCGCATGGGCTCCTGTGCTCACGTGGCTGCCTCTGTTCCTGACCAGGTGGGCTGACCTCACCCTATGGGAACCCTGGCTTCAACTATGGCCTGAGCTCCTACCAGTCCAGCTTGGGCTCTGGAGGGGGCTCTGGCTCCTTCAGCCGTACCAGTTCCAAGGCTGTGGTTGTGAAGAAGATTGAGACCCGTGATGGGAAGCTGGTGTCCGAGTCCTCTGACATCCTGCCTAAGTGAAAGGCTCCCGCgatccctcccagcctccccagctCACTTGCTCCTGCAGGAAGGAGTTGTGCAGGGGAGTGTTGGAACCAAAGACCTGAGGCTCAGTCCTGTCCTTAGCCCACCCCTGGGGGAGTCAACTGCCTGGGGCTCCCTCTCTTGCCCACGCCCCCCCAAAAGCCAATCCAAGTGTCTTTTTCAGAATAAAGCTTCAGCTGGCTCTGCCAGCACATTTTGCTGTGTGCAGCCCTTGTCTGTCAATGGGGTGGGAGACAGGTGGTCAGGAGGCCTCCCTCTGGGATCAGAaggctggggttgggggacaCGTGGAGGAAAGTCTGACCTCCTCCAGGGAGACTTTGCTGAAAAACCTCGTTGATGCCTTGGTTTCAGATACCCCATTTCATTTGATCTGGGCAACAAACCCTGttggggcacagagcagggttTAGATTGGAGTATCAGGAGATTTCCTTTCCCGTAGACCTCACAGGAGGCCGGCCTCAGGACCAGGTCCAGAGAGACCAAGCAATTGGCCTAATTAAAAAGTGGCTgactgggattcgaacccaggacCGTCCAGTTCTCCAGCCTGTCCTCCTCCTCAGCCAGGCACATGGCATTTCCTCGGTGGCCAGAGGTGTTTTTGTACATCTTCATTCCTTAGCAGCTGGGGACAAGGAATCCTGGTTTTCCCGTCCCTTCAGAGGCCCAGAGTCCATTCTCAGCAGCTGGGTATGTCACACCCACAATTTCTAAAAGCCAAGATAGTATAGGATTTGGCATTGACAGATGGCCCCTTCCGTGTTTCACTCACAGTCACGCCCACCCCCATGGTACCTCACCACCCCTTTCCACCCATTTACCTGCAGTGTTTGTACCATATACAGCTGAGTGTGTAAAGGGTGTGTGCGTTCTGTGT
The Globicephala melas chromosome 10, mGloMel1.2, whole genome shotgun sequence genome window above contains:
- the KRT8 gene encoding keratin, type II cytoskeletal 8: MSIRVTQKSYKVSTSGPRSFSSRSYTSGPGTRISSSAFSRVGSSGSFRGGLGSSMSLAAGYSGAPGLGGITAVTVNQSLLSPLKLEVDPDIQAVRTQEKEQIKTLNNKFASFIDKVRHLEQQNKILETKWNLLQQQKTARSNIDNMFESYINNLRRQLETLAQEKLKLEVELGNMQGLVEDFKTKYEEEIQKRTDMENEFVIIKKDVDEAYMNKVELESRLEGLTDEINFYRQLYEDEIREMQSQISDTSVVLSMDNSRSLDLDGIIAEVKAQYEEIANRSRAEAETMYQMKYKELQTLAGKHGDDLRRTKTEISEMNRNINQLQAEIEGLKGQRASLEAAIADAEQRGELAVKDAQAKLAELEAALRTAKQDMARQLREYQELMNVKLALDVEIATYRKLLEGEESRLESGMQNMSIHTKTTSGYSGGLTSPYGNPGFNYGLSSYQSSLGSGGGSGSFSRTSSKAVVVKKIETRDGKLVSESSDILPK